A region from the Curtobacterium sp. MCBA15_012 genome encodes:
- a CDS encoding magnesium and cobalt transport protein CorA has protein sequence MTVELNTVYVDRIAPIVCPSLETTFRMVGEEGATACIVLHRPDAQELGDVAVALGLHELAVEDSAEGHQRPKLERYGSTLFAVLKPAVYHDDREEVEFGEVHAFVGSDFFLAVVPADPRGPQAVPRALQRMSGKPGLVTVGPQAQLWALMDSIVDGYAPVIDGLEEDIDQIEDQLFAGVPGVSKRIYELFGEVVDFQRAARPLIGMIENLHRGAEKYHLPVEMQRRFRDVLDHAIRTVERLDTFRQLLQNALTVDATLAAQKQNDDTKRISGWAAILFAPTLIAAIYGMNFTHMPELSWTWGYPLSIVAMVLFAVVLYVVFKVKRWF, from the coding sequence GTGACCGTCGAGCTCAACACCGTCTACGTCGACCGGATCGCGCCGATCGTCTGCCCCTCGCTGGAGACCACCTTCCGCATGGTGGGGGAGGAGGGCGCGACCGCGTGCATCGTGCTGCACCGACCCGACGCGCAGGAGCTCGGCGACGTCGCGGTCGCGCTCGGCCTGCACGAGCTCGCGGTCGAGGACTCGGCCGAGGGGCACCAGCGCCCGAAGCTCGAACGGTACGGCTCGACGCTGTTCGCGGTCCTCAAGCCCGCGGTGTACCACGACGACCGCGAGGAGGTCGAGTTCGGTGAGGTGCACGCGTTCGTCGGCAGCGACTTCTTCCTGGCGGTCGTGCCCGCCGACCCGCGCGGTCCGCAGGCGGTGCCCCGGGCCCTGCAGCGGATGAGCGGCAAGCCGGGCCTCGTGACGGTCGGCCCGCAGGCGCAGCTCTGGGCGCTCATGGACTCGATCGTGGACGGGTACGCCCCGGTGATCGACGGGCTCGAGGAGGACATCGACCAGATCGAGGACCAGCTCTTCGCGGGCGTCCCCGGCGTCTCGAAGCGCATCTACGAGCTGTTCGGCGAGGTCGTCGACTTCCAGCGGGCCGCACGACCCCTGATCGGCATGATCGAGAACCTGCACCGCGGCGCCGAGAAGTACCACCTGCCGGTCGAGATGCAGCGGCGCTTCCGCGACGTGCTCGACCACGCCATCCGCACGGTCGAGCGGCTCGACACGTTCCGGCAGCTCCTGCAGAATGCCCTGACGGTCGACGCGACCCTGGCGGCGCAGAAGCAGAACGACGACACGAAGCGGATCTCGGGCTGGGCGGCGATCCTGTTCGCGCCGACGCTCATCGCGGCGATCTACGGCATGAACTTCACGCACATGCCCGAGCTCAGCTGGACGTGGGGCTACCCGCTGTCGATCGTCGCGATGGTGCTCTTCGCGGTCGTCCTGTACGTCGTGTTCAAGGTGAAACGCTGGTTCTGA
- a CDS encoding tryptophan-rich sensory protein → MLTMGVDMDKAWRIVVAASAVVAVVGGFLGSGAVVGTPIAQASGGALSASSTAIAPDGPAFSIWSVIYLGLVAYAVRQCFRTADDARHRAIALPATLSLLLNAAWILSVQFGALWLSEPVIVALLVVLVWTFVVLRRNPAAGTASGSGLVERVLTDGTFGLYLGWLCVATAANTAAVLSAAGFRGFGLGEDLWGVAVALVAGLVGVLLAVWDGGRIAPTLSIAWGLAWVAVGRLDGPLVSVPTAVAAVVAVAAVVVTTLVVRTRVGWVGGRSAARPRARVA, encoded by the coding sequence ATGCTGACGATGGGAGTGGACATGGACAAGGCCTGGAGGATCGTGGTCGCGGCGAGCGCGGTCGTCGCGGTGGTCGGCGGCTTCCTCGGATCCGGCGCGGTGGTCGGGACGCCGATCGCGCAGGCGTCCGGCGGGGCACTCTCGGCGTCGTCGACGGCCATCGCGCCCGACGGACCGGCGTTCTCGATCTGGAGCGTCATCTACCTCGGGTTGGTCGCCTACGCGGTGCGGCAGTGCTTCCGCACCGCCGACGACGCCCGGCACCGTGCGATCGCCCTGCCGGCGACGCTGTCCCTGCTGCTCAACGCCGCGTGGATCCTGTCCGTGCAGTTCGGCGCGCTGTGGCTGAGCGAACCGGTCATCGTCGCGCTGCTCGTGGTGCTCGTCTGGACGTTCGTGGTGCTGCGGCGGAACCCGGCCGCGGGGACGGCCTCCGGGTCGGGCCTCGTCGAACGGGTGCTCACCGACGGGACCTTCGGGCTCTACCTCGGGTGGCTGTGCGTCGCGACCGCGGCGAACACCGCCGCGGTGCTGTCGGCCGCGGGCTTCCGGGGCTTCGGGCTCGGGGAGGACCTCTGGGGTGTGGCGGTCGCGCTCGTCGCCGGGCTCGTCGGCGTGCTGCTCGCGGTGTGGGACGGCGGTCGGATCGCGCCGACGCTGTCGATCGCGTGGGGGCTCGCGTGGGTCGCGGTCGGTCGGCTCGACGGGCCGCTCGTGTCCGTGCCGACGGCGGTGGCCGCGGTGGTCGCGGTCGCCGCGGTCGTCGTCACGACGCTCGTGGTGCGCACGCGCGTCGGCTGGGTCGGCGGCCGTTCGGCCGCCCGCCCCCGGGCACGGGTGGCGTAG
- the ald gene encoding alanine dehydrogenase: MLIGVPTEVKNNEYRVAATPAGVGELSLHGHEVLVQAGAGEGSSFTDDEYRAAGATVVDTAAEVWARAELVLKVKEPVAAEYASIRPGQVLFTYLHLAADRPLTTALVESGATAIAYETVQLPDRSLPLLSPMSEIAGRLSVQVGAYHLMRTNGGRGLLLGGVPGTPRGRVVVIGGGVAGEHAVTMALGLGAEVTVFDISLPRLRALDARFDGRVTTLRSSSHAIAEALQHADLVVGSVLIPGASAPKLVTDAMVADMRPGSVLVDIAIDQGGCFEGSRPTTHDDPTFRVHDAVYYCVANMPGSVPRTSTIALTNATLPYALAIADQGWERATAADPALAKGVNVHAGEVVNEAVAAAHGLTPAAR, encoded by the coding sequence ATGCTGATCGGCGTCCCCACCGAAGTCAAGAACAACGAGTACCGCGTCGCGGCGACCCCGGCGGGCGTCGGCGAGCTGTCCCTGCACGGCCACGAGGTCCTCGTGCAGGCCGGGGCGGGCGAGGGCTCGTCCTTCACCGACGACGAGTACCGCGCTGCCGGCGCGACCGTCGTCGACACCGCCGCCGAGGTCTGGGCGCGCGCCGAGCTGGTCCTCAAGGTGAAGGAACCGGTCGCCGCGGAGTACGCGTCGATCCGGCCCGGACAGGTGCTCTTCACGTACCTGCACCTCGCCGCCGACCGCCCGTTGACGACCGCGCTCGTCGAGTCCGGCGCCACCGCGATCGCGTACGAGACCGTGCAGCTGCCCGACCGCTCGCTGCCGCTGCTGTCGCCCATGTCCGAGATCGCCGGGCGCCTGTCCGTGCAGGTCGGCGCGTACCACCTGATGCGCACGAACGGCGGCCGCGGGCTGCTGCTCGGCGGGGTTCCCGGGACGCCGCGCGGCCGCGTCGTCGTGATCGGCGGCGGCGTCGCGGGGGAGCACGCGGTCACGATGGCGCTCGGCCTCGGCGCCGAGGTCACCGTCTTCGACATCAGCCTGCCGCGGCTCCGCGCGCTCGACGCCCGCTTCGACGGTCGGGTCACGACCCTGCGGTCGTCCTCGCACGCGATCGCCGAGGCGCTGCAGCACGCCGACCTCGTCGTCGGCTCGGTGCTCATCCCGGGGGCGTCCGCGCCGAAGCTCGTGACCGATGCGATGGTCGCCGACATGCGCCCGGGTTCGGTGCTCGTCGACATCGCGATCGACCAGGGCGGCTGCTTCGAGGGCTCGCGGCCGACCACGCACGACGACCCCACCTTCCGGGTGCACGACGCGGTGTACTACTGCGTCGCGAACATGCCGGGCTCGGTGCCGCGCACGAGCACGATCGCGCTGACGAACGCCACGCTGCCGTACGCGCTCGCGATCGCCGACCAGGGCTGGGAGCGCGCGACCGCGGCGGACCCGGCGCTCGCGAAGGGCGTGAACGTGCACGCGGGCGAGGTCGTCAACGAGGCGGTCGCCGCTGCCCACGGCCTGACGCCGGCCGCGCGCTGA
- a CDS encoding AraC family transcriptional regulator: MVPSRETRQPATAAARPASPAPGPASAGAAESATAGTDPSTDGSPRYFRRLVGTDVDEALAFFTGDYDFTAPRVRRTRPQPQWDFAGVGDDRMSLRSSRFLVDLRTESRVDDEFVIAWMRSGSSTITYRGQAFELEPGVPVVLPFADTYELHHRDIGLNLVQLDRDFVRSVVGDEDFAFDPMRRPTSEGIRAWQSVVRAHSATWLDRTHDLTPAAQRAIAESFVTAAVEAFPHRDRWRSAVSGNGPEHDRLRRALDYVHAHARDPIGTPEIAAAAGLSPRGLQQSLRRHLDQTPGDLLRGVRLDGARGDLLRGDRDGTSVADVARAWGFGHLGRFSATYRARFGELPSESLRTR; encoded by the coding sequence ATGGTGCCTTCCCGCGAGACCCGTCAGCCGGCGACGGCTGCTGCGCGCCCTGCGTCACCCGCCCCGGGCCCGGCGTCGGCCGGTGCCGCGGAGTCCGCGACCGCGGGCACGGACCCGTCCACCGACGGCTCACCCCGCTACTTCCGCCGACTCGTCGGCACCGACGTCGACGAGGCGCTCGCCTTCTTCACCGGCGACTACGACTTCACCGCACCGCGCGTCCGCCGCACCCGTCCGCAGCCCCAGTGGGACTTCGCGGGCGTCGGCGACGACCGCATGTCGCTCCGGTCGTCGCGGTTCCTGGTCGACCTGCGCACCGAGAGCCGCGTCGACGACGAGTTCGTCATCGCGTGGATGCGCAGCGGCTCGAGCACGATCACCTACCGCGGGCAGGCGTTCGAGCTCGAGCCCGGCGTGCCGGTGGTCCTGCCGTTCGCCGACACGTACGAGCTGCACCACCGCGACATCGGCCTCAACCTCGTGCAGCTCGACCGCGACTTCGTCCGGAGCGTCGTCGGGGACGAGGACTTCGCGTTCGACCCGATGCGACGGCCCACCAGCGAGGGCATCCGCGCGTGGCAGTCGGTCGTCCGGGCGCACTCGGCCACCTGGCTCGACCGGACGCACGACCTGACCCCGGCCGCCCAGCGCGCGATCGCCGAGTCCTTCGTGACCGCCGCGGTCGAGGCGTTCCCGCACCGGGACCGCTGGCGTTCGGCGGTGTCCGGGAACGGTCCGGAGCACGACCGCCTCCGTCGGGCGCTCGACTACGTGCACGCCCACGCGCGCGACCCGATCGGCACGCCCGAGATCGCCGCGGCGGCCGGCCTGAGTCCGCGTGGGCTCCAGCAGTCGCTGCGCCGACACCTCGACCAGACCCCGGGCGACCTGCTGCGCGGTGTCCGACTCGACGGTGCCCGGGGCGACCTGCTCCGCGGTGACCGGGACGGCACGAGCGTCGCGGACGTCGCGCGTGCGTGGGGCTTCGGGCACCTCGGCCGGTTCTCGGCGACGTACCGCGCACGGTTCGGCGAGCTGCCGAGCGAGTCGCTCCGGACGCGCTAG
- a CDS encoding sugar-binding transcriptional regulator — protein MSDAAQPMRTQQALRAAHLYYLQDLTMDAIADELATSRSSVSRLLKYARDTGLVDIQIRSPLDQAAALSRNIRARYGVHAHVVPVPDHTSDVDRLERVALSAARILTQYVESNMVVGISWGSTVSAVSRYLVPKTTHGSTVVQINGAANTRTTGIVYASEILRRFGEAYGAFVQQFPVPAFFDDPATKEALFRERSIRRVLDLHERMDLVVFGVGAPQAPVPSHVYSGGYLDPEDRDELAEAGVVGDVSTVFYRADGSWKDIGVNARAGAPDLDTIKRAPRRVCVVAGRSKAASLKGALAAGLVTDLILDESVGQAILQP, from the coding sequence ATGAGCGACGCTGCGCAGCCGATGCGGACCCAGCAGGCGCTGCGCGCCGCACACCTCTACTACCTGCAGGACCTGACGATGGACGCCATCGCCGACGAGCTCGCGACCTCGCGATCGTCGGTGTCGCGTCTGCTGAAGTACGCCAGGGACACCGGGCTCGTCGACATCCAGATCCGGTCGCCCCTCGACCAGGCCGCGGCGCTGAGCCGGAACATCCGGGCGCGGTACGGGGTGCACGCGCACGTCGTCCCGGTGCCCGACCACACGAGCGACGTCGACCGGCTGGAGCGGGTGGCCCTGTCCGCCGCGCGGATCCTCACGCAGTACGTCGAGTCGAACATGGTCGTCGGCATCTCGTGGGGGTCGACCGTGAGCGCGGTGAGCCGGTACCTCGTGCCGAAGACCACGCACGGGTCGACCGTCGTGCAGATCAACGGCGCCGCGAACACCCGCACGACCGGCATCGTCTACGCCTCCGAGATCCTGCGGCGGTTCGGCGAGGCGTACGGCGCGTTCGTGCAGCAGTTCCCCGTCCCGGCGTTCTTCGACGACCCGGCCACCAAGGAGGCGCTGTTCCGCGAACGCTCGATCCGACGGGTCCTCGACCTGCACGAGCGGATGGACCTCGTCGTGTTCGGCGTCGGTGCCCCGCAGGCGCCGGTGCCGTCGCACGTGTACTCGGGCGGGTACCTCGACCCCGAGGACCGCGACGAGCTCGCCGAGGCCGGCGTGGTCGGGGACGTCTCGACGGTGTTCTACCGGGCCGACGGCTCCTGGAAGGACATCGGGGTGAACGCCCGCGCGGGCGCTCCCGACCTCGACACGATCAAGCGCGCCCCGCGCCGGGTCTGCGTCGTCGCGGGCCGGTCGAAGGCGGCCTCGTTGAAGGGGGCGCTGGCGGCCGGACTGGTGACCGACCTGATCCTGGACGAGAGCGTCGGGCAGGCGATCCTGCAGCCGTGA
- a CDS encoding glycerol-3-phosphate dehydrogenase/oxidase, with protein MSKKTQPRNTVTALTERPTAQVLVVGGGINGIATFRDLALQGVDVVLVERGDYAGGASAASSHMIHGGIRYLENGEFRLVRESVQERNGLIRIAPHYVKPLQTTMPIFSTFSGIMNAPLRMLTHKQRSTKERGAMLIKIGMTIYDSFSRDGGSVPKHVFRTKKAALEDMPALNKDLKYTGTYYDASVHEPERLALDVLKDGLAAGTGTGSASTARATNYVEAAGTRDGGVLLRDRETGEEFAFHADVVINASGPWTDLTNQAFGGETKFMGGTKGSHIVVHNDELLEATKGRELFFENDDGRIVLIYPLKGRVLIGTTDIDADPSKPVTTTEEEIDYFFGLVKHVFPQIEVTRDHIVYSYSGIRPLPRHEDTAPGFVSRDYRIVDTPIAGLPDSTVLSLVGGKWTTFRALAAHLSTEATTKLGVARTVDTTGMPIGGGKDFPTTDAQRDLWITSHRDGLDPQLVEGLLERYGTRAAEVVDVLVDGPVEPLESEPSLTRAEVAYFAEHEQAVHLVDVVLRRTNLAFVGGVTIDLLDELADVLAGSLGWTTEERADEVQRTLDVLRESHGVIVPLHTTAQPA; from the coding sequence ATGTCGAAGAAGACGCAGCCCCGGAACACCGTGACGGCGCTCACCGAGCGACCGACCGCACAGGTCCTCGTCGTCGGTGGCGGCATCAACGGCATCGCCACCTTCCGCGACCTCGCCCTGCAGGGCGTCGACGTCGTGCTCGTCGAGCGCGGCGACTACGCCGGCGGCGCCTCGGCCGCGTCGAGCCACATGATCCACGGCGGCATCCGCTACCTCGAGAACGGCGAGTTCCGCCTGGTGCGCGAGAGCGTGCAGGAGCGCAACGGCCTCATCCGCATCGCCCCGCACTACGTCAAGCCGCTCCAGACGACGATGCCGATCTTCTCGACGTTCTCCGGCATCATGAACGCCCCGCTGCGCATGCTCACGCACAAGCAGCGCTCCACCAAGGAGCGCGGCGCGATGCTCATCAAGATCGGCATGACGATCTACGACTCCTTCTCGCGCGACGGCGGCTCGGTCCCGAAGCACGTCTTCCGCACCAAGAAGGCTGCGCTCGAGGACATGCCGGCGCTCAACAAGGACCTGAAGTACACGGGCACCTACTACGACGCGTCCGTCCACGAGCCGGAGCGCCTGGCGCTCGACGTGCTCAAGGACGGCCTCGCCGCCGGCACCGGGACCGGCTCGGCGAGCACCGCGCGAGCGACGAACTACGTCGAGGCCGCGGGCACCCGCGACGGCGGCGTCCTGCTGCGCGACCGCGAGACCGGCGAGGAGTTCGCGTTCCACGCCGACGTCGTCATCAACGCCTCCGGGCCGTGGACCGACCTCACGAACCAGGCGTTCGGCGGCGAGACGAAGTTCATGGGCGGCACCAAGGGCTCCCACATCGTCGTGCACAACGACGAGCTCCTCGAGGCCACCAAGGGCCGCGAGCTGTTCTTCGAGAACGACGACGGACGCATCGTGCTCATCTACCCGCTCAAGGGCCGGGTGCTCATCGGCACGACCGACATCGACGCCGACCCGTCGAAGCCGGTCACCACGACCGAGGAGGAGATCGACTACTTCTTCGGCCTGGTCAAGCACGTGTTCCCGCAGATCGAGGTCACGCGCGACCACATCGTCTACAGCTACTCGGGCATCCGGCCGCTCCCCCGCCACGAGGACACCGCCCCCGGCTTCGTGTCCCGCGACTACCGGATCGTCGACACCCCGATCGCCGGCCTGCCGGACAGCACCGTGCTGTCGCTCGTCGGCGGCAAGTGGACCACGTTCCGCGCCCTCGCCGCGCACCTGTCGACCGAGGCCACCACGAAGCTCGGCGTCGCCCGCACGGTCGACACCACCGGCATGCCGATCGGTGGCGGGAAGGACTTCCCGACCACGGACGCGCAGCGCGACCTGTGGATCACCTCGCACCGCGACGGGCTCGACCCGCAGCTCGTCGAGGGGCTGCTCGAGCGCTACGGCACCCGTGCCGCCGAGGTCGTGGACGTCCTGGTCGACGGCCCGGTCGAGCCGCTCGAGTCCGAGCCGTCGCTCACCCGCGCCGAGGTGGCGTACTTCGCCGAGCACGAGCAGGCCGTCCACCTGGTGGACGTCGTGCTGCGTCGCACGAACCTCGCGTTCGTCGGCGGGGTCACGATCGACCTGCTCGACGAGCTGGCGGACGTGCTCGCCGGGTCGCTCGGTTGGACGACCGAGGAGCGCGCGGACGAGGTCCAGCGCACGCTCGACGTGCTGCGCGAGTCGCACGGCGTGATCGTGCCGCTGCACACGACGGCGCAGCCCGCGTAG
- a CDS encoding histidine phosphatase family protein: MRLLLIRHGQTPANVHGILDAEVPGPGLTELGQRQAAALPVALADRGIERLFVSSMVRTQHTAAPLAAALGIEPVVLDGLREIEAGDTQGKSDRVSVQMYISTVHGWSAGDRASRMPGAESGEEFFARYDDAIARVEASGAAVAAVVSHGAAIRTWACAVAQNTPDDFGTKRHLENTGIVELEGSTADGWRLVDWEGEPDGGEDLVDRTAQDPTGERF; encoded by the coding sequence ATGCGACTCCTGCTCATCCGCCACGGCCAGACCCCCGCGAACGTGCACGGCATCCTCGACGCCGAGGTCCCCGGCCCCGGCCTGACCGAGCTCGGGCAGCGGCAGGCCGCCGCGCTGCCGGTGGCGCTGGCCGACCGGGGCATCGAGCGCCTGTTCGTCTCGTCGATGGTGCGGACGCAGCACACGGCCGCGCCGCTCGCCGCCGCGCTCGGGATCGAGCCGGTCGTGCTCGACGGCCTCCGCGAGATCGAGGCCGGCGACACGCAGGGCAAGTCGGACCGGGTGTCGGTCCAGATGTACATCTCGACCGTGCACGGCTGGTCGGCCGGCGACCGCGCGAGCCGCATGCCCGGTGCGGAGAGCGGCGAGGAGTTCTTCGCCCGCTACGACGACGCGATCGCCCGGGTCGAGGCGTCCGGGGCGGCCGTCGCGGCGGTGGTCAGCCACGGCGCGGCCATCCGGACCTGGGCGTGCGCGGTCGCGCAGAACACCCCCGACGACTTCGGCACGAAGCGGCACCTCGAGAACACCGGGATCGTGGAGCTCGAGGGGTCGACCGCCGACGGGTGGCGCCTGGTGGACTGGGAGGGCGAGCCGGACGGCGGCGAGGACCTCGTCGACCGGACCGCGCAGGACCCGACGGGCGAGCGCTTCTAG
- the ykgO gene encoding type B 50S ribosomal protein L36 → MKVRNSLKALKQVPGSQVVRRRGRVYVINKRDPRWKARQG, encoded by the coding sequence GTGAAGGTCCGCAACTCGCTCAAGGCACTCAAGCAGGTCCCCGGCTCGCAGGTCGTCCGTCGCCGCGGACGCGTGTACGTCATCAACAAGCGTGATCCCCGGTGGAAGGCGCGGCAGGGCTGA
- a CDS encoding GTP-binding protein has translation MRPAAITLVSALHDVDADQVASRIALGHRMHVSGTAFAAARAIAARADQLDRVCGPDADHGLVVSTSPGTDVRAVGMLLANAARSETGDDRVLRHVVAVLRADEVAHLLWSDVDDAFVAADRVTTVVEYATVVVLDRMEPLSGRRRRALVALLHRLAPHAAIVARHTVRSAADLPASNGGAARLLASGAGWMRALSTDAGRTDSGRAPCDDLVTLRYREPLPFHPGRLATVIAEDLAAGVNGRVLRSRGFFRLASRPDHVGSWSSFGAMLALDPTANPSWDADAPIGQAIWFVGERLDVHGIERALDTALLTPAELLAGPALWRSWADPFPAWPAVDAQQPE, from the coding sequence ATGCGTCCCGCCGCCATCACCCTCGTCTCCGCGCTGCACGACGTCGACGCCGACCAGGTCGCGTCCCGGATCGCCCTCGGACACCGCATGCACGTGTCGGGCACCGCGTTCGCCGCGGCGCGCGCGATCGCCGCCCGCGCCGACCAGCTCGACCGGGTGTGCGGGCCCGACGCCGACCACGGGCTCGTCGTCAGCACGAGCCCAGGAACCGACGTCCGCGCGGTCGGCATGCTCCTGGCGAACGCCGCCCGCTCCGAGACCGGTGACGACCGCGTGCTGCGGCACGTCGTCGCGGTCCTGCGGGCCGACGAGGTCGCGCACCTGCTGTGGTCCGACGTCGACGACGCCTTCGTCGCCGCCGACCGGGTCACCACGGTGGTCGAGTACGCCACGGTCGTCGTGCTGGACCGCATGGAGCCGCTCTCGGGTCGGCGCCGACGGGCACTCGTCGCACTCCTGCACCGCCTCGCACCGCACGCGGCGATCGTCGCCCGGCACACCGTCCGGTCGGCCGCCGACCTCCCCGCATCGAACGGCGGAGCGGCGCGGCTGCTGGCCTCCGGCGCCGGGTGGATGCGCGCGCTGTCGACCGACGCCGGGCGGACCGACAGCGGGCGTGCGCCGTGCGACGACCTGGTGACGCTCCGCTACCGGGAACCGCTGCCCTTCCACCCCGGACGACTCGCGACGGTCATCGCCGAGGACCTCGCCGCCGGGGTGAACGGACGGGTGCTGCGGTCGCGGGGGTTCTTCCGTCTGGCGTCCCGACCGGACCACGTCGGGTCGTGGTCGAGCTTCGGGGCGATGCTCGCCCTCGACCCGACCGCGAACCCGTCGTGGGACGCGGACGCCCCGATCGGGCAGGCGATCTGGTTCGTCGGCGAACGGCTCGACGTGCACGGCATCGAGCGCGCGCTCGACACCGCGCTGCTGACCCCGGCCGAACTGCTCGCCGGCCCGGCGCTGTGGCGCTCGTGGGCGGACCCGTTCCCGGCCTGGCCGGCCGTGGACGCGCAGCAGCCGGAGTGA
- a CDS encoding sugar-binding transcriptional regulator gives MSSESTTGAEGTRPRFPLDTVYQAARMYYLEDATQVEIASRLGVSRPTVSRLVAEARRAGLVRIEVVDPFQDETVALAERLTVVLGLRAVHLAAVTHGATLGADLAAPIAAAVDGMGLVPGDAVLMSSGRTVYDVAHAGMPPLAGVQLVPTVGGQADPMPWFQTNEITRTAAEHSGAIPAFLFAQALPSEAMRASLDEDPAFQHVVGLWSRAKGAILGIGAPTPTRDALARGIPVEDAVFDQAAGDVCLNFYAADGSAIEFPGSERMVRTSREILAGVPHAVGVAVGTAKVPSIIGAVRAGLVNELVTDAVTARALLDTLT, from the coding sequence ATGTCCTCCGAGAGCACGACCGGAGCGGAGGGCACCCGGCCCCGCTTCCCGCTCGACACCGTGTACCAGGCCGCGCGGATGTACTACCTCGAGGACGCCACCCAGGTCGAGATCGCCTCGCGCCTCGGGGTCTCCCGGCCCACGGTCAGCCGGCTCGTCGCCGAGGCCCGCCGCGCCGGACTCGTGCGCATCGAGGTCGTCGACCCGTTCCAGGACGAGACCGTCGCGCTCGCCGAACGCCTGACGGTCGTGCTCGGGCTGCGGGCCGTGCACCTCGCGGCCGTGACGCACGGGGCGACGCTCGGCGCCGACCTCGCGGCACCCATCGCCGCCGCGGTCGACGGCATGGGGCTCGTCCCGGGCGACGCGGTCCTGATGAGCTCGGGGCGGACCGTGTACGACGTCGCGCACGCCGGGATGCCGCCCCTCGCGGGTGTGCAGCTCGTCCCGACCGTGGGCGGCCAGGCCGACCCGATGCCCTGGTTCCAGACGAACGAGATCACCCGTACCGCTGCCGAGCACTCGGGCGCGATCCCGGCCTTCCTGTTCGCGCAGGCGCTCCCGAGCGAGGCGATGCGGGCCTCCCTCGACGAGGACCCGGCGTTCCAGCACGTCGTGGGCCTCTGGAGCCGGGCGAAGGGCGCGATCCTCGGCATCGGCGCGCCGACCCCGACGCGGGACGCCCTCGCCCGGGGCATCCCGGTCGAGGACGCCGTGTTCGACCAGGCCGCCGGCGACGTCTGCCTGAACTTCTACGCCGCCGACGGCTCGGCGATCGAGTTCCCGGGGAGCGAGCGCATGGTCCGTACCTCGCGGGAGATCCTGGCCGGTGTGCCGCACGCCGTCGGGGTCGCGGTGGGCACGGCCAAGGTGCCGAGCATCATCGGGGCGGTGCGTGCCGGTCTCGTCAACGAACTCGTCACCGACGCGGTCACCGCGCGCGCCCTGCTCGACACGCTCACCTGA
- a CDS encoding GolD/DthD family dehydrogenase produces the protein MTTDLDAALRPGPDSVDLTNDLSGRTAVVTGGASGIGLAIARAAAARGARVAIVDVHEDGARRAADALSGAGESAHLGVGCDVTDDASVAAAVDTVVAATGRVDVLVNCAGIVALDAAEDLSAAAWSRTLDVNLTGTFRVAQAVGRHMLAAGYGRIVNIASQAAHVGLDRHAAYCASKAGVLGLTKVLALEWGGRGVTVNTVSPTVVLTDLGRAAWANEAGLRHQDEIPTGRFATPDEVAAAVLFLASEAAGMVNGADLRVDGGFTIR, from the coding sequence ATGACCACCGACCTCGACGCCGCACTCCGCCCCGGGCCCGACTCCGTCGACCTGACGAACGACCTCTCCGGACGCACCGCTGTCGTGACCGGTGGGGCCTCCGGGATCGGTCTCGCGATCGCCCGGGCCGCCGCCGCGCGGGGAGCCCGGGTCGCGATCGTCGACGTGCACGAGGACGGTGCACGCCGGGCCGCCGACGCACTGTCCGGTGCCGGGGAGAGCGCGCACCTCGGGGTCGGGTGCGACGTCACCGACGACGCCTCGGTGGCCGCCGCGGTCGACACGGTCGTCGCCGCCACGGGCCGGGTCGACGTGCTCGTGAACTGCGCCGGCATCGTCGCGCTCGACGCCGCCGAGGACCTCTCGGCCGCCGCGTGGAGCCGGACGCTCGACGTCAACCTGACCGGGACGTTCCGGGTCGCGCAGGCCGTCGGCCGGCACATGCTCGCCGCCGGGTACGGCCGCATCGTGAACATCGCGTCGCAGGCGGCGCACGTCGGTCTCGACCGGCATGCGGCCTACTGTGCGTCGAAGGCCGGCGTGCTCGGGCTGACGAAGGTGCTCGCGCTCGAGTGGGGCGGGCGCGGCGTCACGGTGAACACGGTGTCCCCGACCGTCGTGCTCACCGACCTGGGCCGCGCGGCCTGGGCGAACGAGGCCGGCCTGCGGCACCAGGACGAGATCCCGACCGGCCGCTTCGCCACCCCGGACGAGGTCGCCGCGGCCGTGCTGTTCCTGGCGAGCGAGGCGGCGGGCATGGTGAACGGCGCGGACCTCCGCGTCGACGGCGGGTTCACGATCCGCTGA